The nucleotide window acacacacacacacacacacacacacacacactccagggTGGTGTTACAGAGCCTTTAATACACACGCTGCAACACATTTTCACTGTAATACGGAATGATATACAGCTCCACCCCGTCCTGCTCAGCCACAGGTGCATCATGGGAAAAGTTCAGGTCCCACTCGGAACGTGAGCAGGGACGcgtcacatttatatataaacagacactTTAGGTTCCCTTAATGAGAagaggaggatggagagatcttCAGATCTTCCCGGGAAAAGTTCCGTCATCACGCTGTGCGTCCCACTTCtcgatctacacacacacacacacacattaataatcTGTGTTGAATCATTAACCATTAGGGCACATGAATATGCTaattaggccacaccccctcCTACCATCACTATACAAATCATCACTACTGTTAGCTGATTCAAATATCCCGTTATTTCCTGTAATGAGGTACGTTGTGAGCGTCATATGAGACACATTCACGTCTCAGTTCACGCTCTCAGCGCTGAAACCCGTCAGGATACGATCAGGTTACCGTGACAACCATGACAACCTTAAGACCATGTTTAAATCTTATACTTAGTTGGTCCTAAGTCAGAAAGTTTGCTGCTGCATCTGTGTAACTGAGCTCATCTgtacaggttgtgtgtgtgtgtgtgtgtgtgtgtgtgtgtgtgtgtgtgtgtgtgtgtcgtaccCAGGAAATGGGGCACAGTGATTTATACACCCTCTTGTACCAGTCACAGGAGTCACGTCCGCCTTTGGCCTCCAGTGCATTATGGCATCGATAATAATCTGTAATAACAGATCACATATATGAATTAAcacaaccgtgtgtgtgtgtgtgtgtgtgtgtgtgtgtgtgtgtgtgtgtgtgtgtgtgaaaggattCTTCAGTGGTCCTCTGAACACTCAGTATAGACAGTACCAAACATGATTGTGTATGGATGAAGTGATGGAAGGATCCTGATCTGGATCACTGAGGATTATTTAGTAGAGAGAACGAGATCCTGATCTGGATCACTGAGGATTACTCTATATTGAGAATGTGACGTGATCTGAATGACAGTTTTGTTCTGACCCAGGTAGTTCTGCCAGCAGTTCCTGGTCTGGTTCTGGTTTGGGAAACGGGCGTCGAACGGAGCGGTGCGGTACTGCTGCAGTTTCTGCTGAATGTCCTCCGCCATCACGTCTTCACCtgcacacaaaacatacacacagaaataatatcagggccttgctcaagggcccagcagtagaaGCCTGGTGGTGGtcgtggtgggatttgaacttgtgaccttccaatccaaaatCCAATCTAAAGTCCAATCCCTTTTTAAGTCTAAGGACTCTTTTAAAAGAGAGTCGGGTcactggttcacacacacacacacacacacacacacacacgcacacacaaacacacacacacatttattacatacaGCACGGTGTACAGTAATccagcgcgcgcacacacacacacacacacacactctctctgggACCCGCGCACGTGACACTGCGGCACAGTACACCGCAGTAGCGGAGGATACAAACCGAATTATTCCCGAATTCAGCGCGAGACTCagagaggaagtgtgtgtgtgtgtgtgtgtgtgtgtgtgtgtgtgtacaggtgtaacacactctcacacacacttccttatttattattagttactGAGTAGTAAGTTGAGTATTCATTAGTATTCAGTCAGTAAACCGGGAATGAGAGAATAAATGATACctgtatgaatatgaaatgataataaatgtccCGGATGAAGAGGAGAAGCGCGCGACCTTCGCCTGTGTGTCGGGAAGCTGATTCctgtaccgtgtgtgtgtgtgtgtgtgtgtgcgcgcgcgtgcgtgcggcGCTGTCACAGTGGTATGGCGGATCTCGGGTCACATTGAAGTCTGTCTGCCTataggatacacacacacacacacacacacacacattccgcTCTATCAGAGCAGCGCGTGCTATCAGCGCGTCACGTGACCCGTCACGCGCCACTTTATCTGTTTTAGTAATGTAACTGTAGAAGTGCAGTATAATAATATGAGGAAGAAGATTAATTATGcggatgaggaggaagatgattgATTATGcggatgaggaggaagatgatgatgattaattatgcggatgaggaggaagatgatgatgattaattatgcggatgaggaggaagatgattaATTATGcggatgaggaggaagatgattgATTATGcggatgaggaggaagatgatgaagattaaTTATGcggatgaggaggaagatgattgATTATGcggatgaggaggaagatgattgATTATGcggatgaggaggaagatgatgatgattaattatgcggatgaggaggaagatgatgattaATTATGcggatgaggaggaagatgatgatgattaattatgcggatgaggaggaagatgattaATTATGcggatgaggaggaagatgatgatgattaattatgcggatgaggaggaagatgattgATTATGcggatgaggaggaagatgattgATTATGcggatgaggaggaagatgatgatgattaattatgcggatgaggaagaagatgatgatcagcTCTAtaaatggaggaggaggtggtgtcacacaaacacatcaagtATTTGGCGTCTAAAAGCAGGTCTTATAAATAATTCATctcttattatttatagaccctcAGAGTTTTTCATACAATTTACAGATTTCATTTTGAACCCATCTTCTACTCtacacaaaacatttactgTCAGTCACTTTATTCTTCATTTAGATCATCAAAAAGACTCCTGAATACATCATTTaagaaggaggaggtttatggatgtggtgaaggaagacatgcaggtagatggtgtaatagaggcagatgtagaggacagaggggggatggagatggatgagcagaagaagaaaaaaacaaactttcactttttacaaactttcactttacaaactttcactttacaaactttcactttatgcacttttttctttacacacCTTTAATTCTGAACTTTCACTTTACAAACGTATACTTTACTAACTTTGAATTTACGAACTTTTAATTTACGAACTTTTAATTTACGATCATTTACTTTACAAACTTTCACTttacaaacttttactttacaaactttcactttacaaactttcactttatgcacttttttctttacacacttttaattTACGAACTTTCACTTTACAAACGTATACTTTACTAACTTTGAATTCTGAACTTTTAATTCTGAACTTTTAATTTACGATCATTTACTTTACAAACTTTCACTttacaaacttttactttacaaactttcactttacaaactttcactttatgcactttttct belongs to Silurus meridionalis isolate SWU-2019-XX chromosome 4, ASM1480568v1, whole genome shotgun sequence and includes:
- the LOC124385169 gene encoding cytochrome c oxidase subunit 6B1-like, coding for MAEDIQQKLQQYRTAPFDARFPNQNQTRNCWQNYLDYYRCHNALEAKGGRDSCDWYKRVYKSLCPISWIEKWDAQRDDGTFPGKI